A single region of the Actinoplanes sp. SE50/110 genome encodes:
- a CDS encoding DUF3662 and FHA domain-containing protein, whose product MSSEPEEEPVSVLQRFEKRLEGLVEGAFAKVFKGVVHPVEILNAMQREAEAHKAILAGGRTLVPNRYVIDLSPYDHSRLAPYAAALAQELAQSQAEFIGEQAWTVYGDVIVEIERGDGLDTGMFRVTAEVYTGGEVAPVQQPAYDAGPQYSPYDQQHGGGYPPHGGGAHGGPRSVGLVSGDGRTYPLQMGSTVIGRGDQANLRLPDVGISRRHARLDYDGNQVVLTDLGSTNGTMVNGQRVSAVALNPGDMIQLGTTTLTFRVDG is encoded by the coding sequence ATGTCCTCGGAACCCGAGGAGGAGCCGGTGAGCGTGCTGCAGCGCTTTGAGAAGCGATTGGAAGGCCTGGTCGAGGGGGCCTTCGCCAAGGTGTTCAAGGGTGTCGTGCACCCTGTGGAGATCCTGAATGCCATGCAGCGGGAGGCCGAGGCGCACAAAGCGATCCTCGCCGGTGGCCGCACCCTGGTGCCCAACCGCTACGTGATCGACCTTTCGCCGTACGACCACAGTCGCCTGGCGCCGTACGCGGCCGCCCTGGCGCAGGAGCTGGCCCAGTCGCAGGCCGAGTTCATCGGCGAGCAGGCCTGGACGGTCTACGGCGACGTGATCGTCGAGATCGAGCGTGGCGACGGCCTGGACACCGGGATGTTCCGGGTGACCGCGGAGGTCTACACCGGTGGCGAGGTCGCCCCGGTGCAGCAGCCGGCCTACGACGCCGGTCCGCAGTACTCGCCGTACGACCAGCAGCACGGTGGCGGTTACCCGCCGCACGGCGGTGGTGCTCACGGCGGCCCGCGCAGCGTCGGCCTGGTCTCCGGTGACGGCCGGACCTACCCGCTGCAGATGGGCTCGACCGTGATCGGTCGCGGCGACCAGGCGAACCTGCGCCTGCCGGATGTCGGTATCTCGCGCCGCCACGCGCGGCTGGACTACGACGGCAACCAGGTGGTGCTGACCGACCTCGGCTCGACCAACGGCACGATGGTGAACGGGCAGCGGGTCTCCGCCGTGGCGCTGAACCCGGGCGACATGATCCAGCTCGGCACCACCACGCTGACCTTCCGAGTGGACGGCTAG
- a CDS encoding WecB/TagA/CpsF family glycosyltransferase — protein MPAGVNQGKRNVLGVLVDATDYASATERIISAAREGRPYAVTALAVHGVMTGVQDPAHEARLNSFDLVTPDGQPVRWALNLLHGAGLTDRVYGPTLTLRVVEQAAAEGLPIYLYGSTQPTLDRLVPALLEMFPALKIAGVEASKFRGAQPGEEVEIAERIKASGARIVLVGLGCPRQEVFTYAMRPLLDMPLLAVGAAFDYHAGLLKNPPAWMQKYALEWLWRLGLEPKRLWKRYVLLNPAYLSRLAAQKTGVWKAIPAQPTGEQVHGFAV, from the coding sequence GTGCCTGCTGGGGTCAACCAGGGGAAGCGCAACGTGCTCGGAGTGCTCGTGGATGCCACCGACTACGCGTCGGCGACCGAGCGGATCATCTCGGCGGCGCGGGAGGGCCGGCCGTACGCGGTGACCGCGCTGGCCGTGCACGGCGTGATGACCGGGGTGCAGGATCCGGCCCACGAGGCGCGGCTCAACTCGTTCGATCTGGTGACCCCGGACGGGCAGCCGGTGCGCTGGGCGCTGAACCTGCTGCACGGCGCCGGGCTGACCGACCGGGTGTACGGGCCCACCCTGACCCTGCGGGTGGTCGAGCAGGCCGCGGCCGAGGGCCTGCCGATCTATCTGTACGGCTCCACCCAGCCGACCCTGGACCGTCTGGTGCCGGCGCTGCTGGAGATGTTCCCGGCGCTGAAGATCGCCGGGGTGGAGGCGTCCAAGTTCCGGGGTGCCCAGCCCGGTGAAGAGGTGGAGATCGCCGAGCGGATCAAGGCGTCCGGCGCCCGGATCGTGCTGGTCGGCCTCGGCTGCCCGCGGCAGGAGGTGTTCACCTACGCGATGCGGCCGCTGCTGGACATGCCGCTGCTGGCCGTCGGCGCCGCCTTCGACTACCACGCCGGCCTGCTGAAGAACCCGCCCGCGTGGATGCAGAAGTACGCGCTGGAGTGGCTGTGGCGCCTCGGCCTGGAGCCGAAGCGGCTGTGGAAGCGGTATGTGCTGCTGAACCCGGCCTACCTGAGCCGGCTGGCCGCGCAGAAGACCGGCGTGTGGAAGGCCATCCCGGCCCAGCCGACCGGTGAGCAGGTCCACGGCTTCGCCGTCTGA